TTCACACACAGAAGATCATTTCTTGGTTATGGGatacataaatcccacctccaggaagcgatggctcctattggttctcgagcactgctcagccaatccatgcagcgctcgatgaactaatgcgatggctgtgattggttcatcgactgcTGTTCAGCCAATAAacgcagcgctcgataaaccaatcatagccatcgtgttgtggaggggggatttatgaattggccaatcaatgccacggctcagcatGTTGTaggtccagagagcagcgggaaagacctggactgagcctggtaggtaagtataattagacatcccccaaaaataagacccggtGCCTGTTTTGTGACAAAAGTTAATAtaatacagggtcttattttcagggaaacatggtatcatTATGACAACTGTCCATTAACGGGTTAATAGTGACTGATCTTGTGCCGTGCAGCCCCGCCCTGTAGTCAACAGAAAAAAACCCGCCCATGGGTCTATGACGGTCAGGAAGTAGTAGTTTCATTTCTCTCTTCCTTTGTCAGCCATGGCGTCTGCTGCTGTGAGAGACGAgctgctctgctccatctgtcTGAGCACTTATGCAGATCCTGTAATgctgagatgtggacacaacttctgccGGGTCTGTATTCATCGTGTGCTGGATACACAGGACGAGGCTGGAGTTTATTCCTGTCCTGAATGCAGAGTGGAGTCTCAGGAGCGGCCGGCACTGATGAGATGCTTAGCTCTGCGTAACATCATAGAGAACTTCCTGATTACTCCTCCGACACAAACGGAAGCTGAGATCTtctgcacttactgtgtggactCTCCTGTAGCGGCCGCTAAATCCTGTCTGCTGTGTGAAGCTTCTCTGTGCGAGAAACACCTGAAAGTTCACAGCAAGTCAGCAGAACACGTCTTATGTGAGCCCAGCGCCAACCTGGGGAGCAGGAAATGTTCTGTCCATAAGAAGATCCTGGAATATTACTGCACTGAGGATGCCATCTGTatctgtgtgacctgcagtctggCCGGAGAACATCGGGGTCATCAGGTGGAGATGCTGGATGAGGCCTCTGAGAAGAAGAAGAGACTGAGAAATGTTCTCCAGAAACTGATCACAAGGAGAGAGGAGACTGAGGAAAGAGTCCGGAGTCTGGAGGAACGCAGGAGGAAAGCTCAAGAAAAAGCAGCTGGAGAAGCGAAGACAGTCACTGCCCTGTGTAGAGACATCAGGAGACGGCTGGATGATCTGGAGAAGAGGGTCCTGAGCGAGATCTCCAGGCAGGAGAAGGAAGAGTCACTCTCACTGTCTGCTCTGATGAagaagctggaaatacagaaggacgagctgtccaggaagatgagacACATGGAGGAGCTGTGTAACATGACTGATCCACTGACTGTCTTACAGGAACCAGACACCGGGGACTTGTATGATCCTGAGGACACGGTGGGACATGATGCAGGTGATGGGGACACggtgggacatgatggaggtgatggggacacggtgggacatgatggaggtgatggggacacggggggacatgatggaggtgatggggacacgcGGGGACATGGTGAACCGCTTCATGATGTAGATGGTCCAGATGTGGCTGTGATCtcagacacattacacacattatgTGACATAGTAACAGATATTAGGAGGGGGATCTATGTGGAGGATCCTGCAGACATATTACTGGATGTAAACACTGCTGGTGATAATATCCATATATCAGATGACCTGAAAACTGCAACCAGCACACAACAGAACCAGAACCGTCCAGAAACATTACAGAGATTCCAGTATGATCAGGTGATGAGCAGGAGGGGATTCTCCTCAGGACGATATTACTGGGATGTGGAGGGCAGTAGATCAGGGGGGTGGAGGGTGGGGATGTGTTACCCCAGTATagacaggagggggcagcagtcaTACATTGGCTATAATAACAAGTCCTGGTGTTTGTGGAGGTCTTATAGTAAGTACTCAGTGATACATGACAGTGAAGAGATCCTGTTACCTCACATTATATCCAGTAATAGATTCAGGATCTGTCTGGATTATGGGGCCGGGCGGCTGTCCTTTTATGAGCTGTGTGACCccatcagacacttacacaccttcACTGCCTCCTTCACCGAGCCGCTTCATGCTGTATTATGGGTATTTAATGGTTCAATAACAATATTGGGAGAAGCAACAACTGGGAGAAACCATAATAGAAACTGACCAGAGACAGGACTGAAAGACAACCTGATTGGTAGATCAGACAGCCAATGGGATGAATGAGGTGGGGCTGCAGGGGATTATAACCAAAGCCAGGCCCACTTGACCATTTTCCCGCAGTAGGGGTCTGCGTATCCCTGCGTATTGTCATGTTCTTACACGGTTATGCCAGCACATGTACACGTATTTTACTCACGCTGTCCTGCGCCGGctggctggtttcttctttttttcactttccttctcctgtctcctggcaacataaaACCGCCATACATATGTAATGTAATTGTGTAAGCGCTGTGTTgtgaacgcacccatagagaacaatagggctgttatGTGCAttatatgcggtaaaatagaacatgctgcgctctttaTTACGCACATAACATACGCAATAAAATACAGGCAAGCGTGAGCGGAACAGTGAGAGCAATGTCCTTTCATTGACACCTTTTGCGCGTATTATATGCGTGCGCTGTTAGTGCGATGGAATGCTACAGCTATATTCTTGTGCTCCGAATCCAACGGGGTTCAGTTCGAGCTGCTTGAAGGATCATAGACTCGGTCACACAGCATTCTGGGTAATCAGCTGATTCTccatttattagaaaaaaatagaaatatttatacgtttttttAGACTCAGACATTGAAAACGAGCCGAACAACAGCCCTTATTTATAGAGAGCGAAGGGCAGGATGGCGCAGGAGAGACCATTGGGACTTCTCTCACAGCACATTGTGTGTGTTATACCCAATGCACATATGTCGGTGCCCGGCCTATCTGACCGCTGTCCTTATGACTAGATCACATGTGGGGGATCCGCTGTGATTGTATTCTGGGTGTGATCCCTGTGCCTCCTTATGGATAATCCTCCGTGTGTCATTGCTGTTTATCCCAATGATGTCTGATCTACTACATCACATGAACCAGCACTCCCATTTTACCAGGATTGTCCCCCAAAAGAGAGCGCTAAGTGGGTGAAGTCCATGAAAATCTGCATAAAGGTGGCATCCTGGTATGTTTGTGGGGTTCCTGGGTAGATCAGGTCGGGttcaagactgggttcacacggactgaaatctcgcggaatgaccgcatggaaatactgcgagatttctgcgagagaaatgcagcttcaaatccCATGGCCTTTCGTTGCGGGTTTAGGAGCGGCTTcaccgcctgcattccgctgcgacCATCTATCCGCCTGCATTCTGCTGCGGAAGCGGGGAAATAATTGATATGCCACGTCTTTGAGTTCCGTGTGGCTTGTCAATCTCAGTGCGGCTCGGTCGCAGCggatggatgagatttttgtaaatctcctgccctttgctggctaatcccaggattaaagtcgcaggcggaatttctgtgtagaaagtctgcacggaaattttgcggcaattccgccccgtgtgaacgcagcctaagtgTTGTGAATGACGCTTCATTAGGGTTAAATACAACTAACGCTCCACATACACGGAGATCGCTGTGCGCAGCTCGTCCGTGGAGCCGTCCTACGGATGAGCGTGTGTAGAGCGCCGGACACTTCCTGTGTAGCACCCGGCCCTGGGATCTTGTCTTATGGACACATCAGATGTATTTATTATGGTGACATTCTACCCAAAGGGGAACGCTGAAGTCACGCGGATGATTTACCGCAGTCTTACTGCTTATCACATGTAGCGTCTTGTGACTGTGGACCCCGATCCCTACTGAATTACATCATCCCAGATGTTCGCAGCCGCCTTTATAGGGACCCGTCTCCAGCTGTCagctccataaactacattattgggctcaaaggtgagagaaCGGGGAGTCCGGGGAGCTGTGTACAATACTGACCGGGTGCCCCGCTCCAGCGCTGCGTCCCCGCgcacacatagtgtgactctacaGCCGACTCCGTGCTCACGCTCTCCCAGAGCGCAGAGCGGGCTGCAAAGAGTtacggctgacacccactggctctttctttttaacgctgtgatatcgctacgtttttttcaatgggacagaagcacaaacttgcgattttaacattagaaagttccattgaaaaaaatgtagcgatatcgcagcgcAAAAAACCCACTAGTGGTAGAAGCCctgagggcgctttcacacgacagtttttatgttcagttttttgtgagccacaacaaggagcgggtccaaaatctGGAAGGACGGCACCTCTCCCCATTATACTGGCTCTCCACTccgggttttggctcacaaaaagctgaacataaaaactgtcatgtgaTCGCGCCTTACTGTGTGCGCACGGACTTCACGGAGACACAGCGCCGGAACGAGGCGCCCGGTGAGTGTCAAGCACAACTTCCCGGACTCCCCGTTCTCTCACCTtcgagccccataatgtagtttataagGCTGACAGgtggtgaccggttccctttaacccgACTGTGGGGGAAGATCAAGAAAGCCAGAATATTACCGCAGATCCATCCCGTTTAGAACGCTGCCGGCCTGTCATACCAGGAGACTTAGTGTAACTGTATTTTCTagcgatcggtggggatctcagcagttgTATCTCCAGCaatccaaacttttgacatgtccttatgtaaggtgaccagatttttccagggtcaaagcgggacaggggtgtggccaggggcggggcttatcacaacgtatgattttacctccatcgttataaaatgtACACGGCCGGTTCAAAAAAAAGAGACAGGGAGCAaagtccgcagcatttctgcaccaaaaaccAGTCAGAGTCTGtaccatttgtgtggattttgactggaaattagaCGCGTATCCGTAGCTGATGTCACACTATTTGTGACTCCCCCTCAcgtcctccgaaggcttcccactctcagcgctccctggcttccggttcccagcggacCTGTGgtgccgcacctgaccaggcggCCGGGAATCGGAAgctagggagcgctgacagtgggaagcctacgtaggaggtgagggggagtgccgcTGCGTATCTCCAGCTTGTTTctggtcaaaatctgtaccaatggtACAGACTCTGGCCTTGGTCAGaaaggcgttttttcgcgcaatttgcgaaTCACataatggatgcgcatccgcaaatctcatgaccggggccgacaattcgctgaaaaatctgcacctcgcagagttttcagcgaaacgggcccaatcaaaggagcgctgtccgctgttcgcccattgaattcaatggagccggcaatatagctggctccattgaaagcaatgggctgccagcgagcgcgggatgaatttttgggaagggcttaaaaatataagcccttccctgaaaaccatcctgaaatgtataaaaataaaaaaaaacgtatactcaccttttttctgcagccggagttcagccacggctggccggcagttctcctgaactgctctgtgtagtcctcagcaggcggggatttaaaatccccgcctgctgaatgggctgcctctgattggtcacagccctcaccaatcagaggcagctctcactcacccattcatgaattcatgaatgggtgagtgagtgctgcctctgattggctgagcgcagggaccaatcaggggcagctctcagctgtcattcaatagctgagagctgcctctaattggtctctgcgctcagccaatcagaggcagcactcactcacccatttactATTATCTAAATATTTTTTGATATTAGGGCAATAAATATATTACTAATCAGAAtgtcagtaaatagaacccattctgtGAATTACCCGTAATCTGGTGTCTGATAATCCAGAGATTCTGATAATCCGGCCCTTGTTTCCACCACAGAACCAGAAGACGGagcattatgtgacagcagcagatTATGTATGAGCATTTCATCTTCCTTCAGCTTCTCTGTCAGAAAGTTTTATAAAGTTTTCTGTCAGTTCAGTAACTCAGAACATCTGATAATCCGGCATCAGAGCCTGTTAATGTCGGACTAAGGAAATGTAATTCTATGTATTACTTTAATCTCCAGCAGTTTGGGTTTTAGGTTAATTTCCGCTTGTTTCTTGCTTACTATTGTTATAATGACCCAATCACATGAAATGCGCCTTATTTTTTCCCCACTTTGCATTATTTTGGGGTCACCAGATCTGTGTAGGTAACTGCTGGGCATTGTAAGGGTTAATAAAGATGTATCTGCATATAACTGATGGGCGCCGGTGTCTTTACTTTAGTTTTTACCTCACTGTCACATTTAGTATTTCCTTCTTCCCCCGCTCTGACTTTATATGGTGGTCCGGTGACCCCCCAGCCTTGCGGGGGCAGCTTGAGTTCATTGATGGATGTTCATGCAGTTCTCACCTCAGGAATGGCGCCCCACTGAGCATGTTTTGGTAAACACATAGGGGGGTATTTACAGAAGCTTTTACACCAGAATTAtggcataaggcctccttcacacaggcgggtTTGCATCGCGACATCCGGAGTGGgattccagcccatagcatgctatggcaatccgcgatttcctgcccatgagcggaaatcgattttCTACTCACggttgaaaaaaaatgtagcatgctgcaattttgtgcgggaTACGCACGTTTGGCTTCCGTTGAAGGCAATACAAGCGGTCTGTCCCGCAGCACTTCGCAGTGAGCCCTGCAGAAGTATCGAGGGATACGCTTCACTGCAGAACTCTggcagcttctgcgcatgtgtgacgGAGCGCcacccggcacatccgcagcgctgCACAGAAGCCACCGGACAAGaacgcaggggtcaccagccgggtgcCGGTCAAACTCCGCTGGGGAAAatctgtgtgaaggtggcctaaataaatgtaaatttttgtgcaagtcatAGAAATTTGTGACttctaagctttttttttttcacaaaatatGGGTGAGGCCTCATCATCCATgtagtatattatatagtagtaatgatggatgatgagcatGTAGtttataatatagtagtaatggtcTTGTGTGGCAGCTGCGCCAGcctcattcaaagcaatgggagagcctaGCTATCttctgctagagctgtgacagctgtagcaggagattccttcacctCCCCGgtatgtcccctcatcactggacactgtgacaatgatgtgacaatgatgtgacaacagtgtcacagtgtccagtgatgaggggacatgccggggagatgaaggaatctccttctacagctgtcacagctctagcagaaGATAGCAATCTTTTATCATTacttcaatgggagagcattgctatctcctgctagagctgtgacagctgtagcaggagattccttcatctccccggcatgtcccctcatcactggacactgctgtcacatcattgtcacagtgtccagagaggtggggagatgctgggaagatgaaggaatctcctgctacagctgtcacagcagtagcaggatatcgcgatcctctcccattgaaagtaattaaaTATGAAAGTATCACCACATGCTctcacacagtgcccccccccatggTGCACCTACTTAGTGCCCCAACATGGTGCACCCACAGTTCCCACATACATTGCACTCACAGTGCCACCACATAGTGCGCACACACATTGCCCACACATGGCATATTGCCCCCAC
The nucleotide sequence above comes from Eleutherodactylus coqui strain aEleCoq1 chromosome 2, aEleCoq1.hap1, whole genome shotgun sequence. Encoded proteins:
- the LOC136611056 gene encoding E3 ubiquitin/ISG15 ligase TRIM25-like gives rise to the protein MASAAVRDELLCSICLSTYADPVMLRCGHNFCRVCIHRVLDTQDEAGVYSCPECRVESQERPALMRCLALRNIIENFLITPPTQTEAEIFCTYCVDSPVAAAKSCLLCEASLCEKHLKVHSKSAEHVLCEPSANLGSRKCSVHKKILEYYCTEDAICICVTCSLAGEHRGHQVEMLDEASEKKKRLRNVLQKLITRREETEERVRSLEERRRKAQEKAAGEAKTVTALCRDIRRRLDDLEKRVLSEISRQEKEESLSLSALMKKLEIQKDELSRKMRHMEELCNMTDPLTVLQEPDTGDLYDPEDTVGHDAGDGDTVGHDGGDGDTVGHDGGDGDTGGHDGGDGDTRGHGEPLHDVDGPDVAVISDTLHTLCDIVTDIRRGIYVEDPADILLDVNTAGDNIHISDDLKTATSTQQNQNRPETLQRFQYDQVMSRRGFSSGRYYWDVEGSRSGGWRVGMCYPSIDRRGQQSYIGYNNKSWCLWRSYSKYSVIHDSEEILLPHIISSNRFRICLDYGAGRLSFYELCDPIRHLHTFTASFTEPLHAVLWVFNGSITILGEATTGRNHNRN